One region of Caldimonas thermodepolymerans genomic DNA includes:
- a CDS encoding DUF4124 domain-containing protein, translated as MTLAAAMGAVAASWPVAAQGIYTCTDARGRKLTSDRPIIECLDREQRVMNKDGSTRSVLPPSLTAEERAELEAKERRRAQERLAQQDAVRRDRMLLTRYPTEADHQRAREVALDDVRKAIENSHQRIAELEKERKPLLDEAEFYKGKPLPPKLKQSLEFVDVAVEAHKTLIANQEAELRRINDLFDQELERLRKLWAGAKPGTLPLQADDAGARGTTLR; from the coding sequence TTGACGCTGGCCGCTGCCATGGGCGCCGTCGCTGCGAGCTGGCCCGTGGCGGCCCAGGGCATCTACACCTGCACCGATGCGCGGGGGCGCAAGCTCACTTCGGATCGCCCCATCATCGAATGCCTCGACCGTGAACAACGGGTGATGAACAAGGACGGCTCCACGCGCAGCGTGCTGCCGCCCAGCCTCACGGCCGAGGAGCGCGCCGAGCTCGAGGCCAAGGAACGCCGCCGCGCCCAGGAGCGCCTGGCGCAACAGGACGCGGTCCGCCGCGACCGCATGCTGCTGACGCGCTACCCCACCGAGGCGGACCACCAGCGCGCCCGCGAGGTGGCGCTGGACGACGTGCGCAAGGCCATCGAGAACTCGCACCAGCGCATCGCCGAGCTCGAGAAGGAGCGCAAGCCGCTGCTGGACGAGGCCGAGTTCTACAAGGGCAAGCCGCTGCCCCCGAAGCTCAAGCAGTCGCTCGAGTTCGTCGACGTGGCGGTGGAGGCGCACAAGACGCTGATCGCCAACCAGGAAGCCGAGCTGCGCCGCATCAACGACCTGTTCGACCAGGAACTGGAGCGCCTGCGCAAGCTGTGGGCCGGCGCCAAGCCCGGCACCCTGCCGTTGCAGGCGGACGACGCCGGCGCGCGCGGCACCACGCTGCGCTGA
- the pyrE gene encoding orotate phosphoribosyltransferase, which produces MTVSTTSSTDTLSQDFVRFAVEAGVLRFGEFKTKAGRLSPYFFNAGLFNDGARLGRLAEFYAQRLIASGLEFDMLFGPAYKGITLAAAVAVELARRGRNVPFAYNRKEAKDHGEGGVLVGAPVQGRVLIIDDVISAGTSVRESIAMIQAAGATPCGVAIALDRQEKATENGNDAPYSAVQWVERQLGLRVCAIATLSDLLQYLQSTADPQLGTHFASVAAYRDRYGV; this is translated from the coding sequence ATGACTGTCTCCACCACCTCCTCGACCGACACCCTGTCGCAGGACTTCGTCCGCTTCGCCGTCGAAGCGGGCGTGCTGCGCTTTGGCGAGTTCAAGACCAAGGCGGGGCGCCTGAGCCCCTATTTCTTCAACGCCGGCCTGTTCAACGACGGTGCCCGGCTGGGCCGGCTGGCCGAGTTCTATGCGCAGCGGCTGATCGCCTCGGGGCTGGAGTTCGACATGCTGTTCGGCCCCGCCTACAAGGGCATCACGCTGGCGGCGGCGGTGGCCGTGGAGCTGGCCCGGCGGGGGCGCAACGTCCCGTTCGCCTACAACCGCAAGGAAGCCAAGGACCATGGCGAGGGCGGGGTGCTGGTCGGCGCGCCGGTGCAGGGCCGGGTGCTGATCATCGACGACGTGATCTCGGCCGGCACCTCGGTGCGCGAGTCGATCGCGATGATCCAGGCGGCCGGCGCCACCCCCTGCGGCGTGGCGATCGCGCTGGACCGACAGGAAAAGGCGACGGAAAACGGCAACGATGCGCCATATTCGGCAGTCCAGTGGGTCGAACGGCAGCTCGGCTTGCGCGTCTGCGCGATTGCCACCCTCTCGGACTTGTTGCAGTATCTGCAGTCCACCGCCGATCCGCAGCTGGGCACGCATTTCGCTAGCGTGGCCGCCTACCGCGACCGCTATGGAGTGTGA
- a CDS encoding glycosyltransferase → MKDLVHSPASTQLSVIVPFRADPSSPYLVERLEGLCKCFKNTREVEFIVIDSGSPTELRKNISSICEENGVRYIHHDTAGQVFSIGAARDYGVTHATGRAVTFLDVDLRFSDDFFDRLVRFMSSYGISRQKKKFFTVPCLYLTQEGTDEFLASCEDQRMLDFYLRWLDGDNHAIQNMAPCSSVMVVDRLHYLSVGGHRPEFRGHGYEDFELYHRLMVEEGALPRARDYYHDTKTWDTATYRGFRSQLSLLGRHAMMANIFVIHLWHPRPRSNSFYANLAANREIWLEFFRKFDSNRQHPSPLVSTGARFGKFIMFGKPRTAPADCLKDVLPILGEVLFVNEQDFVDDEMRLLDADLAALIEQHGVQAMLFPNPYANPARLEVYDWCRRTGFPYLCWERGALPDSWFFDNRGFNFDSASYAEQNWQRDLTSDERSAVIRYINEVLTGANTLERQGLRISGEGLAAKLRVGGRKVLFVPLQRPSDTVIRHFAGGVGSQEAFLEFIDEAAEKLNRRGWVVLCKKHPLESEVPTLQHAQLVPDDTHFIDLLELADAVAVINSGVGVYAAMMGKPCYVFGNAFYAFQGINQCASAVDPAAFCSQVTSSYTVDMERVYQFIHYLRNDFYSFGRPSTKIRQEKDGSLRNITTGIDFYEIRIPGMHPVIYQRPEERRISTGSPLFERFRLDLEQEGNREKIAVRETAVTRRKDKWAAKLRKLFRDPHAFFGDSRVQFLRPLRFAFPRR, encoded by the coding sequence ATGAAAGACCTCGTCCACTCCCCCGCGAGCACGCAACTCAGCGTCATCGTTCCGTTCAGGGCTGACCCGAGTTCCCCTTACCTGGTGGAACGGCTTGAAGGATTGTGCAAGTGCTTCAAGAATACTCGAGAAGTTGAGTTCATCGTGATTGACTCAGGATCGCCAACCGAACTTCGCAAGAACATCTCGAGCATCTGCGAAGAGAACGGGGTGAGATACATCCATCATGATACCGCGGGCCAGGTCTTTTCAATTGGCGCTGCGCGCGACTATGGTGTCACGCACGCAACAGGTCGTGCGGTAACATTCCTCGATGTGGATCTTCGCTTCTCAGACGATTTCTTCGATCGTCTGGTGCGGTTCATGTCGTCTTATGGAATTTCGAGGCAAAAGAAGAAATTCTTCACCGTCCCCTGTCTCTACCTGACGCAGGAGGGCACTGACGAGTTTCTTGCGTCATGCGAAGATCAGCGCATGCTGGATTTCTATCTGCGTTGGCTCGATGGAGACAATCACGCCATACAGAATATGGCCCCCTGTTCTTCCGTGATGGTTGTTGACAGGCTGCATTATCTTTCGGTGGGCGGGCACCGACCGGAGTTTCGCGGACACGGATACGAGGATTTCGAGCTTTACCATAGACTCATGGTTGAGGAAGGGGCGCTTCCGCGGGCGCGTGACTATTACCACGACACAAAAACCTGGGATACGGCGACCTATCGTGGATTCCGTTCTCAGCTCTCCTTGCTTGGACGCCATGCCATGATGGCGAACATCTTCGTGATTCATCTGTGGCATCCCAGGCCAAGGTCCAATTCCTTCTACGCCAACTTGGCAGCCAACAGGGAGATCTGGCTGGAATTTTTCAGGAAGTTCGATAGCAACAGGCAGCATCCGTCGCCTCTGGTATCCACCGGGGCGCGGTTCGGGAAGTTCATCATGTTCGGCAAACCGCGCACGGCTCCGGCGGACTGCTTGAAGGACGTGCTTCCCATTCTCGGCGAAGTCCTCTTCGTGAACGAGCAGGATTTCGTGGACGATGAGATGCGCCTGCTGGATGCGGATCTTGCCGCGCTCATCGAGCAGCACGGAGTGCAGGCCATGCTTTTCCCCAACCCCTATGCCAATCCAGCGCGTCTTGAAGTTTACGACTGGTGCCGTCGGACCGGATTCCCCTATCTCTGTTGGGAGAGAGGGGCTTTGCCCGATAGCTGGTTCTTCGACAACAGGGGATTCAACTTTGATTCGGCCAGTTACGCGGAGCAGAACTGGCAGAGGGACCTCACTTCCGATGAGAGAAGCGCTGTCATTCGATACATCAATGAGGTCCTGACGGGGGCGAATACCCTTGAAAGGCAAGGATTGCGCATCAGTGGTGAGGGGTTGGCCGCAAAACTAAGGGTCGGTGGACGGAAGGTGTTGTTCGTTCCGCTGCAGCGACCCAGCGACACCGTCATCCGTCACTTCGCAGGGGGGGTAGGGTCGCAAGAGGCGTTTCTTGAATTCATTGATGAAGCGGCGGAAAAGCTCAATCGTCGCGGTTGGGTCGTCCTCTGCAAGAAACATCCTCTGGAATCAGAAGTTCCGACCTTGCAGCACGCTCAGCTCGTGCCCGATGATACTCATTTCATAGACTTGCTCGAATTGGCGGATGCAGTCGCTGTAATCAACTCCGGCGTTGGTGTTTATGCCGCGATGATGGGAAAACCATGCTATGTATTCGGAAACGCGTTCTATGCGTTTCAGGGCATCAATCAGTGCGCGTCGGCGGTTGATCCGGCAGCCTTCTGCAGTCAGGTGACTTCATCATACACGGTTGATATGGAGCGGGTCTACCAGTTCATTCATTATCTGAGAAATGACTTCTACTCGTTCGGGAGACCCAGCACCAAGATCCGGCAGGAGAAAGATGGATCTCTGCGCAACATCACAACGGGCATCGATTTCTATGAAATCAGAATACCGGGCATGCATCCTGTGATCTACCAGCGTCCGGAAGAAAGAAGAATCTCAACGGGCTCGCCCTTGTTTGAGAGGTTCAGGCTTGATCTCGAGCAGGAGGGAAACCGCGAGAAGATTGCAGTCCGAGAAACTGCAGTAACTCGCAGGAAGGATAAGTGGGCGGCAAAGCTTCGGAAGTTGTTTCGTGACCCGCATGCGTTCTTTGGAGATTCAAGAGTTCAATTCCTCCGGCCACTGCGTTTTGCTTTTCCGCGGCGGTGA
- a CDS encoding capsular biosynthesis protein → MMKLVSRLTAKRLQWALVYLPMLVATVYFLVFSADRYVSESVITVRQTSSNAPTGGMSGAALLLAGLTPASREDTLYLQTYIHSMGLLQKLDQQLKLREHFGTPLRDPLFRLWGGTSQEWFLEYYRSRVEVLMDDISGLLTVRVQGFEPEFAQALNRAILEESERFVNELSHRMAREQGQFAEAELERATARLQEAKRQLIAFQAKHKLLDPLAQAQATGTLTAELQAALTRQEAELRNALTYLNEDSYQVKALRSQINALRQQIDEERLRATAGKNGDRINAVAAEFHDLQLQVGFAEDAYKLALAAVESARIEATRKLKSLVVVEPPVLPEIAEYPRRWYNLATLLVVCCLIYGVVSLVVATIRDHQD, encoded by the coding sequence ATGATGAAGCTCGTTTCCCGTCTCACCGCAAAGCGGTTGCAGTGGGCGCTGGTGTACCTGCCCATGCTGGTGGCGACGGTGTATTTCCTGGTCTTTTCCGCCGACCGCTATGTCAGCGAATCCGTCATCACCGTCCGGCAGACCAGTTCCAACGCGCCGACCGGGGGCATGTCCGGCGCGGCCCTGTTGCTGGCCGGCCTGACGCCCGCCTCGCGGGAGGACACCCTGTACCTGCAGACCTACATCCACTCGATGGGCCTGCTGCAAAAGCTCGACCAGCAGCTCAAGCTGCGCGAGCACTTCGGCACCCCCTTGCGCGACCCGCTGTTCCGCCTGTGGGGCGGCACCAGCCAGGAGTGGTTCCTCGAGTACTACCGCAGCCGCGTCGAAGTGCTGATGGACGACATCTCCGGCCTGCTGACGGTGCGGGTACAGGGCTTCGAGCCCGAGTTCGCCCAGGCGCTCAACCGCGCCATCCTCGAGGAGAGCGAGCGCTTCGTGAACGAGCTGTCGCACCGCATGGCGCGCGAGCAGGGTCAGTTCGCCGAGGCCGAGCTCGAGCGCGCCACCGCCCGCCTGCAGGAAGCCAAGCGCCAGCTGATCGCCTTCCAGGCCAAGCACAAGCTGCTCGACCCGCTGGCCCAGGCCCAGGCCACCGGCACGCTGACCGCGGAGCTGCAGGCCGCGCTCACCCGGCAGGAGGCCGAACTGCGCAACGCGCTGACCTACCTGAACGAGGACTCCTACCAGGTCAAGGCACTGCGCAGCCAGATCAACGCCCTGCGCCAGCAGATCGACGAGGAACGCCTGCGCGCCACGGCCGGCAAGAACGGCGACCGGATCAACGCGGTAGCGGCCGAGTTCCACGACCTGCAACTGCAGGTCGGCTTTGCGGAGGACGCGTACAAGCTGGCACTGGCGGCCGTGGAGAGCGCGCGCATCGAGGCCACCCGCAAGCTCAAGAGCCTGGTGGTGGTGGAGCCCCCGGTGCTGCCCGAGATCGCGGAATACCCCCGCCGCTGGTACAACCTCGCGACCCTGCTGGTCGTGTGCTGCCTTATTTATGGAGTGGTCAGCCTCGTCGTGGCGACCATCCGTGATCACCAGGATTGA
- a CDS encoding ABC transporter ATP-binding protein, with amino-acid sequence MIELRNLTKWYPTPHGRRYVFRNLNFRFPDDVSIGLIGRNGAGKSTLMRLLGGIEAPNEGEVVTDVSISWPVGLSGGFQGSLTARENVKFVCRIYGTSHEDMLRKVRFVEEFAEIGEHFDLPMKTYSSGMRSRVAFGLSMAFDFDYYLIDEAMAVGDAQFRAKSRAVFDSRVGQANMILVSHNMNDIKEYCDVVVLVDQGQATLYEDVEAGIAAYQGSLKKAAAKP; translated from the coding sequence ATGATCGAGCTGCGCAACCTCACCAAGTGGTACCCGACGCCCCATGGGCGCCGCTACGTGTTCCGCAACCTCAACTTCCGCTTCCCGGACGACGTCAGCATCGGCCTGATCGGGCGCAACGGCGCCGGCAAGTCCACGCTGATGCGCCTGCTGGGCGGCATCGAGGCGCCCAACGAAGGCGAGGTGGTCACCGACGTCAGCATCTCCTGGCCGGTGGGGCTGTCCGGCGGGTTCCAGGGGTCGCTGACCGCGCGGGAGAATGTCAAGTTCGTCTGCCGGATCTACGGCACCTCGCATGAAGACATGCTCAGGAAGGTGCGCTTCGTGGAGGAATTCGCAGAGATCGGCGAGCACTTCGACCTGCCGATGAAGACCTACTCCTCCGGCATGCGCTCGCGGGTGGCCTTCGGGCTCAGCATGGCGTTCGATTTCGACTACTACCTGATCGACGAAGCCATGGCCGTGGGCGATGCCCAGTTCCGGGCCAAGAGCAGGGCCGTCTTCGACAGCCGGGTCGGCCAGGCCAACATGATCCTCGTCTCCCACAACATGAACGACATCAAGGAATATTGCGACGTCGTCGTGCTCGTCGACCAAGGCCAGGCGACGCTGTACGAAGACGTCGAGGCCGGTATCGCGGCTTATCAAGGCAGTCTCAAGAAGGCGGCGGCAAAACCATGA
- a CDS encoding ABC transporter permease, whose protein sequence is MSERSPRVKRSPWQIQQAVLFALFLRELKTRLGGRWLGVFWVLLEPVAHIAVMTTLFSLAHRAAMPSIEYPVFLITGLIPFFMFRGLVTRLMEAIDSNRGLFAYRQVKPIDTVIARAMLEISLQSIVYLIALGTLGWLGFHFLPVRALELAGVSAVLIMLGASLGLFFAVVTNEIPQARAIVRISLLPLYFVSGVIFPVHTIPPQYLPLLQLNPVLHLIELSRASFFPQYRVLQGINLAYPAGFALLSLFLALMLYRLRRHQLASVV, encoded by the coding sequence GTGAGTGAGCGCTCGCCGCGCGTCAAACGCAGCCCGTGGCAGATCCAGCAGGCCGTCCTCTTCGCCCTGTTCCTGCGCGAGCTGAAGACCCGCCTGGGCGGACGGTGGCTGGGGGTGTTCTGGGTGCTGCTGGAACCCGTGGCGCACATCGCGGTGATGACCACGCTGTTCAGCCTGGCGCACCGCGCCGCCATGCCCAGCATCGAATACCCGGTGTTCCTGATCACCGGGCTGATCCCGTTCTTCATGTTCCGCGGGCTGGTGACCCGGCTGATGGAGGCCATCGACTCGAACCGGGGCCTGTTCGCCTACCGGCAGGTCAAGCCGATCGACACCGTCATCGCGCGGGCGATGCTGGAAATTTCCCTGCAAAGCATCGTCTACCTGATCGCCCTGGGCACGCTGGGCTGGCTGGGGTTCCACTTCCTGCCGGTGCGAGCACTGGAACTGGCTGGCGTCAGCGCCGTCCTGATCATGCTGGGCGCCTCCCTCGGGCTGTTTTTTGCGGTGGTCACCAACGAGATACCGCAGGCGCGGGCCATCGTGCGCATCTCGCTCCTGCCGCTGTATTTCGTCTCCGGCGTGATCTTTCCGGTCCATACCATCCCACCGCAGTACCTGCCACTGCTGCAGCTCAATCCCGTGCTGCACCTGATCGAGCTGTCGCGCGCCAGCTTCTTCCCGCAGTACCGCGTGCTGCAGGGCATCAACCTCGCCTACCCGGCCGGATTTGCCCTTCTCAGCCTGTTCCTGGCGCTGATGCTGTACCGGCTGCGCCGCCATCAGCTGGCCTCGGTGGTGTAG
- a CDS encoding polysaccharide biosynthesis/export family protein, translating into MRARLSLLRRLLAVLREPALAVLCCGALLSSHVQAQAFNDPISTSPRGLTDAPSAQERAAEPKNGNAPAGLAPSVTGNAANAAAPAQPALQAPLPPNPATADQPVVFGSQIFTGRFGAVPFTGFNPDYQIAVGDRINVRMWGAFNFEAAQPVDAQGNIFIPNVGPVRVLGVRNADLNAQVEAQIKRVFRSNVGVYATLAAAQPVKVYVTGFVKAPGLYGGLSSDSILYYLDQAGGIDPDRGSYLEVDVLRGGQVRAKFNLYRFLLDGQIEHIQLQDGDTIVAYPRKYTVQVSGEVLNPYVFEFGEQQVPASTVLAVARPKPGATHISIVRKVGPERRSEYHPLSAADDVMIQNGDEVTITADKYPGTILVRIEGAHLGPRSVVLPYGARLKDVIQRLQPAPQANVAALQLFRKSVAQRQREMLEASLRSLETYALTARSATSEEAALRTREAEQILKFVDRARAVQPRGQVVLPEQGDAGETLLEDGDVVFVPETSNLVLVSGEVLFPNALVYHPQATPDDYIAQAGGYNQGADKARLIVVRQNGLVVPATDGTRLNPGDEIMVLPKIETKSVELTRGITQILYQIAVSAKVLLGL; encoded by the coding sequence ATGCGTGCACGCCTTTCCCTGCTCCGCCGCCTGCTCGCCGTCCTGCGCGAGCCCGCCCTCGCCGTCCTGTGCTGCGGGGCGCTGCTCTCGTCCCACGTGCAGGCCCAGGCCTTCAACGACCCGATCAGCACCAGCCCGCGTGGCCTCACGGACGCGCCCAGCGCCCAGGAGCGCGCCGCCGAGCCGAAGAACGGCAACGCCCCGGCCGGCCTGGCACCGTCCGTCACCGGCAACGCGGCCAATGCCGCCGCCCCTGCACAACCGGCGCTGCAGGCGCCGCTGCCCCCCAACCCGGCCACGGCCGACCAGCCGGTGGTGTTCGGCTCGCAGATCTTCACCGGGCGCTTCGGGGCGGTGCCGTTCACCGGCTTCAACCCCGACTACCAGATCGCCGTCGGCGACCGCATCAACGTGCGGATGTGGGGCGCGTTCAACTTCGAAGCTGCCCAACCGGTGGACGCCCAGGGCAACATCTTCATCCCCAATGTCGGGCCGGTGCGCGTGCTCGGCGTGCGCAACGCCGACCTGAACGCCCAGGTCGAGGCGCAGATCAAGCGCGTGTTCCGCTCCAACGTCGGCGTCTACGCCACGCTGGCCGCGGCACAGCCGGTCAAGGTCTACGTGACGGGCTTCGTGAAGGCGCCGGGCCTGTACGGCGGGCTGTCGTCGGATTCGATCCTCTACTACCTGGACCAGGCCGGCGGCATCGACCCCGACCGCGGCAGCTACCTGGAAGTGGACGTGCTGCGCGGCGGGCAGGTGCGCGCGAAGTTCAACCTGTACCGCTTCCTGCTGGACGGCCAGATCGAGCACATCCAGCTGCAGGACGGCGACACCATCGTCGCCTACCCGCGCAAGTACACCGTGCAGGTCTCGGGCGAGGTGCTCAACCCCTACGTTTTCGAGTTCGGCGAACAGCAGGTGCCGGCGAGCACCGTGCTGGCCGTGGCGCGGCCCAAGCCCGGCGCCACCCACATCAGCATCGTGCGCAAGGTCGGCCCGGAGCGCCGCAGCGAGTACCACCCGCTGTCGGCCGCCGATGACGTGATGATCCAGAACGGCGACGAGGTCACGATCACCGCGGACAAGTACCCCGGCACCATCCTGGTCCGCATCGAGGGCGCTCACCTGGGCCCGCGCAGCGTGGTGCTGCCCTACGGCGCGCGCCTGAAGGACGTGATCCAGCGCCTGCAGCCCGCCCCGCAGGCCAACGTCGCGGCCCTGCAGCTGTTCCGCAAGTCGGTGGCGCAACGGCAGCGGGAGATGCTCGAGGCCTCGCTGCGCAGCCTCGAAACCTACGCGCTGACGGCGCGCAGCGCCACCAGCGAGGAAGCGGCGCTGCGTACCCGGGAAGCCGAGCAGATCCTGAAGTTCGTCGACCGCGCCCGCGCCGTGCAACCGCGCGGCCAGGTGGTGCTGCCCGAGCAGGGCGATGCCGGCGAGACCCTGCTGGAGGATGGCGACGTCGTCTTCGTGCCCGAGACCAGCAACCTGGTGCTCGTGAGCGGCGAGGTGCTGTTCCCCAACGCGCTGGTCTACCACCCCCAGGCGACCCCGGACGACTACATCGCCCAGGCCGGCGGCTACAACCAGGGCGCCGACAAGGCGCGGCTGATCGTCGTGCGTCAGAACGGGCTGGTGGTCCCGGCGACCGACGGCACCCGCCTGAACCCCGGGGACGAGATCATGGTGCTGCCCAAGATCGAGACCAAGAGCGTCGAGCTGACGCGCGGCATCACGCAGATTCTTTACCAGATTGCTGTGTCCGCCAAAGTACTTCTTGGCCTCTGA